A genomic stretch from Edaphobacter aggregans includes:
- the trpC gene encoding indole-3-glycerol phosphate synthase TrpC, which yields MPTQLDQILAHTHLQVNSRKAAADYGELERRAALHTPRGFTAALRAAAEKGPAIISEIKKASPSKGLIRKDFYPADLARGFESHGAAALSVLTNEEFFQGSLDDLLAASAQVRIPCLRKDFILDPFQILEARAAHADAILLIVSAHTDATLSDLRDEAHSLGLDVLCETHDRQELQRAIDLGFDLIGVNSRDLRTFTVRPEVFLELAPWMPRQAVMVAESGLRTSDDLVKLRGVGYNAFLIGETLMRQPDPAAALALLLDREYSKEH from the coding sequence ATGCCGACCCAGCTCGACCAGATCCTCGCGCATACCCACCTCCAGGTAAACTCCCGTAAGGCCGCCGCCGACTACGGTGAGCTAGAGCGCAGAGCCGCCCTCCACACTCCCCGCGGATTCACCGCAGCCCTCCGCGCCGCCGCCGAAAAAGGCCCCGCAATCATCTCCGAAATCAAGAAGGCCTCCCCCTCCAAAGGCCTCATCCGCAAGGATTTCTACCCAGCAGACCTTGCCCGCGGCTTTGAATCCCACGGCGCCGCGGCCCTCTCCGTCCTAACCAACGAGGAATTCTTCCAGGGCTCCCTCGACGATCTCCTCGCCGCCTCCGCTCAGGTCCGCATCCCCTGTCTTCGCAAGGACTTCATCCTCGACCCCTTCCAGATCCTCGAAGCCCGAGCCGCCCACGCCGACGCCATCCTCCTCATCGTCTCTGCCCACACCGACGCCACCCTCAGTGATCTCCGAGACGAAGCCCACAGCCTTGGCCTGGACGTCCTCTGCGAGACCCACGACCGTCAGGAGCTCCAGCGCGCCATCGACCTCGGCTTCGACCTCATCGGCGTCAACAGCCGCGACCTCCGCACCTTCACCGTACGTCCCGAAGTTTTTCTGGAACTCGCCCCTTGGATGCCTCGCCAGGCCGTCATGGTCGCCGAAAGCGGCCTCCGAACCTCCGACGATCTCGTCAAACTTCGCGGCGTGGGCTACAACGCCTTCCTCATTGGCGAAACACTCATGCGCCAGCCCGATCCAGCCGCCGCCCTCGCCCTCCTCCTCGATCGCGAGTACTCCAAAGAACACTAA
- a CDS encoding phosphoribosylanthranilate isomerase: MWIKICGNTNLNDAQLAAELGANALGFIFAESKRQVTAAEVARITPHLPQHIERVGVFDSHNADQIAAITRAADLTAIQLHGGVDQQLIHRLNEIFEDRVKLIQTIHWTIESKDSAATVASQLKEIHRAAIVGRVLIDSKVGQAGGGTGVSYDWKAAKAVLTENASGLSIIVAGGLGPDNVAEAIHGLTPWGVDVSSGVEREPREKDSAKLAAFIKNARQASQQNQRTS, translated from the coding sequence ATGTGGATCAAAATCTGCGGCAACACCAATCTCAATGACGCCCAACTAGCCGCCGAGCTAGGCGCCAACGCGCTGGGCTTCATCTTCGCCGAAAGCAAGCGTCAGGTCACCGCCGCCGAGGTCGCCCGCATCACTCCCCACCTGCCGCAACACATCGAGCGCGTAGGCGTCTTCGACTCCCACAACGCCGACCAGATCGCCGCCATCACACGCGCAGCCGACCTCACCGCCATCCAACTCCACGGCGGAGTCGATCAGCAACTGATCCATCGCCTGAACGAAATCTTCGAAGATCGAGTGAAACTCATCCAGACCATCCACTGGACAATCGAATCCAAAGACAGCGCCGCAACCGTAGCCTCACAGCTCAAGGAAATACATCGCGCAGCCATAGTGGGAAGAGTCCTCATCGACTCAAAAGTAGGTCAGGCAGGCGGCGGAACCGGCGTAAGCTACGACTGGAAAGCAGCCAAAGCCGTCCTCACAGAAAACGCCAGCGGCCTCAGCATTATCGTCGCAGGAGGCTTGGGCCCGGACAACGTCGCCGAAGCCATTCACGGCCTCACACCCTGGGGAGTAGATGTGTCGAGTGGGGTGGAGAGAGAACCAAGGGAGAAAGATTCAGCAAAACTCGCCGCCTTCATCAAAAACGCCCGGCAAGCAAGCCAGCAAAACCAGCGCACATCCTAG